One Vibrio sp. CDRSL-10 TSBA genomic region harbors:
- a CDS encoding DUF3859 domain-containing protein, translated as MAKRSPITEMTSYGIYSHWDAKSKDLPKIKEFTQVVTAEEDVEFGFIVNIKKAKGELLQFCIHHPGIINKKGKVLAPFDGEVYVRSNDWDFYLGDTIQLLCPVNGLESNLGEWRMTLEMQGRTIAEKTFKVVGRDEGQFWKSRGF; from the coding sequence GTGGCGAAACGTTCCCCAATCACCGAAATGACTTCCTACGGCATTTATTCCCATTGGGATGCCAAATCCAAAGATCTACCTAAAATAAAGGAATTCACCCAGGTCGTTACCGCCGAGGAAGACGTCGAGTTCGGTTTTATCGTCAATATCAAAAAGGCCAAAGGCGAGCTGCTGCAGTTTTGCATTCATCATCCAGGCATCATCAATAAGAAAGGCAAAGTCCTCGCCCCATTTGACGGTGAAGTCTACGTGCGCAGCAATGACTGGGATTTTTATCTCGGTGATACCATCCAACTGCTATGCCCGGTCAACGGCCTGGAAAGTAATTTAGGCGAATGGCGTATGACGCTGGAAATGCAAGGCAGAACCATAGCCGAAAAGACGTTCAAAGTCGTGGGACGTGATGAGGGGCAGTTCTGGAAGTCGAGAGGGTTTTAG